In Prunus dulcis chromosome 2, ALMONDv2, whole genome shotgun sequence, a single genomic region encodes these proteins:
- the LOC117619205 gene encoding transcription factor bHLH10-like, which yields MYEDTVGCNFDQNSMPESAESVLNLNPLPPPPPPQVLMPSPSETHNNNNNNSFSVAENLRLSMEELSYPHQQDHHAAMEIELQNELGFNPYSTNTDQNNHSSHLVSFEQQTNWDNIHGVHDQMQQQLQDGANGPYPPTPDLLNLFSLPRCSPSSVLQNSSINFTNPNPKSSNFPNSLGFLGDVHGGIDTPPGTASSVLYDPLFHLNLPPQPPLFRELLQSLPHGYSLPGSRNGSLFSSGGDDREGIGGGVYSDGINNGRQFENGVLEFSREMGSIGRGRDVKGTKHFATEKHRRVQLNGKYSALRDLVPNPTKTDRASIVGDAIDYIKELLRTVDELKLLVEKKRCGRERSKRRRTEQDGGAGDDESCNMKPLGDPHDQSYNNGSLRSSWLQRKSKDTEVDIRIIDDEVTIKLVQRKKINLLLYVSKLLDELQLDLHHVAGGHIGNSYSFLFNTKMYEGSSLYASAIAQKLIEVLDKQYAAVPPTNSF from the exons ATGTATGAAGATACAGTAGGCTGCAACTTTGACCAAAACTCCATGCCAGAATCAGCAGAAAGTGTCCTCAACCTCAACCCTCTTCccccaccacctccaccacaaGTACTCATGCCTTCTCCCTCAGAAacccacaacaacaacaacaacaacagcttTTCTGTTGCAGAAAACTTGAGACTCTCCATGGAAGAGCTCTCCTACCCTCATCAACAAGATCATCATGCTGCCATGGAAATTGAGCTCCAAAATGAACTTGGGTTCAATCCATACAGCACCAATACTGACCAGAACAACCATAGCAGCCATTTGGTTTCCTTTGAGCAACAAACCAATTGGGACAATATTCATGGTGTCCATGATCAGATGCAGCAACAATTACAAGATGGTGCTAATGGTCCATACCCACCTACACCTGACCTTCTCAACCTTTTCAGCTTACCTAGATGCTCACCCTCTTCTGTTCTCCAAAACTCGTCCATTAACTTCACaaaccccaaccccaaaagCTCGaatttccctaactctttggGGTTCCTCGGAGATGTCCATGGTGGGATTGACACCCCGCCAGGGACAGCGAGTTCGGTTCTCTATGACCCACTTTTCCATTTGAACCTGCCTCCACAGCCACCATTGTTCAGGGAATTGCTTCAGTCCTTGCCACATGGGTACAGCTTGCCaggctcaagaaatgggtcTTTGTTTAGTAGTGGTGGGGATGACAGAGAGGGGATTGGAGGAGGGGTTTACTCCGATGGGATTAATAATGGGAGGCAATTTGAGAATGGGGTGTTGGAGTTCTCCAGAGAAATGGGTTCTattggaagaggaagagatgTCAAAGGGACGAAACACTTTGCCACTGAGAAACACAGAAGAGTCCAGTTGAATGGCAAGTACAGTGCCTTGAGGGATTTGGTTCCAAACCCAACAAAG ACTGATAGAGCATCAATTGTGGGAGATGCAATTGATTACATAAAGGAGCTTCTGAGGACAGTGGATGAGCTGAAATTGCTGGTGGAGAAGAAAAGGtgtgggagagagaggagcaaGAGGCGCAGGACTGAACAAGATGGTGGTGCTGGAGATGATGAGAGCTGCAACATGAAGCCTCTTGGTGACCCTCATGACCAGTCCTACAACAATGGCTCTCTGAGGAGCTCATGGCTTCAGAGGAAATCCAAGGACACTGAGGTCGATATCCGCATTATCGATGatgaagttacgatcaaactggttcagaggaagaagatcaaTCTGTTGCTGTATGTGTCCAAGCTTCTTGATGAGCTGCAGCTTGATCTGCATCATGTTGCTGGTGGACACATTGGCAATTCCTACAGCTTCTTGTTCAACACCAAG ATGTATGAAGGGTCATCTTTGTATGCAAGTGCCATAGcccaaaagctcattgaggTTCTGGACAAACAATATGCAGCAGTTCCACCTACCAACAGTTTTTAG